One part of the Streptomyces lienomycini genome encodes these proteins:
- a CDS encoding GntR family transcriptional regulator: MTKRPSSDTRPPYRRMADVLRDEIERGVLKPGQQLPSHRELQERFEVANMTARSALRVLRDEGLIHTVQGRGSFVLSPQAEEAGDAEHPGEPASGYTPPAWYTTSIGRKEVWARPESPPSLRDLFRRESDTGEAEPTTQRAEPPATGEPGTLTRPDASPEFNALARQVETLTQQVGQLEQLFRQVLEAVQKPDPS, encoded by the coding sequence ATGACGAAACGGCCCTCCAGCGACACGCGACCGCCCTACCGGCGGATGGCGGACGTGCTGCGCGACGAGATCGAGCGGGGTGTCCTGAAGCCCGGCCAGCAGCTCCCCTCCCACCGCGAGCTGCAAGAACGCTTCGAGGTCGCCAACATGACCGCCCGCAGCGCACTGCGCGTCCTGCGGGACGAGGGCCTGATCCACACCGTGCAGGGCCGGGGCAGTTTCGTCCTCTCGCCCCAGGCCGAAGAGGCCGGTGACGCCGAACACCCGGGCGAGCCCGCCAGCGGCTACACCCCTCCGGCCTGGTACACGACGTCGATCGGCCGCAAAGAAGTGTGGGCCCGTCCCGAAAGCCCGCCCTCGCTGCGAGACCTGTTCAGACGCGAGTCGGACACCGGCGAGGCCGAGCCGACAACGCAGCGAGCGGAACCGCCAGCCACCGGCGAGCCGGGAACGCTGACCCGCCCGGACGCCAGCCCGGAGTTCAACGCCCTAGCCCGCCAGGTGGAAACCCTCACGCAGCAGGTCGGCCAGCTTGAGCAGCTTTTCCGGCAGGTTCTTGAAGCAGTGCAGAAGCCGGACCCGTCATAG
- a CDS encoding SCO3933 family regulatory protein: MARIPVLVKPTDIYITGTGNTPKIKNPETGEIATDRDTGEVLHTVTVMQMSDGRAEILKITVPESGVPAGLLPGVMVRPVDLIATPWARIFNGSLSDGVAYRVTRLELVQAPAMATPAAPVETASESAAAAKKVA, from the coding sequence ATGGCTCGTATCCCGGTCCTCGTCAAGCCGACCGACATCTACATCACCGGCACCGGCAACACCCCGAAGATCAAGAACCCGGAGACGGGAGAGATCGCGACCGACCGCGACACGGGAGAGGTCCTCCACACGGTCACCGTGATGCAGATGTCGGATGGCCGCGCCGAGATCCTCAAGATCACCGTGCCGGAGTCCGGTGTCCCGGCGGGTCTGCTGCCGGGCGTCATGGTCCGTCCGGTGGACCTGATCGCCACCCCGTGGGCCCGCATCTTCAACGGCAGCCTCTCCGACGGCGTCGCCTACCGGGTCACGCGCCTGGAGCTCGTCCAGGCCCCCGCCATGGCCACGCCCGCCGCTCCGGTCGAGACGGCCTCCGAGTCGGCCGCTGCGGCCAAGAAGGTCGCGTAA
- a CDS encoding FtsK/SpoIIIE domain-containing protein produces MNVEQVFGLLPVVLVICAVLLTAWAMVKTVRYVQADKEMRRSIRQAVKIRMTWTRLAKMAGLSVTDRTPPWLSSLNTSKGAPEPKPRELVPVIKTQPDQYGVIVHVKLLPKVGIKELQDKARFLADAWGCVRVAVEAGKPGLATLRAIRRDPLAGHIQYVPTGEPPADLTVWPVGRDEYGAPVHVELKNKSGAVVAGGVGGGKSNLLTALVSYFGPSPAVQFAVIDGKVSDAAHGDYADVLPRVFAHAGHDLREANALLRRLVKLLHDRATMARTVLGTSNMWNVGPSEQWPLVFAVIDESHTFFHDHKGSDKETRALAALAAENIRLTGLLVKGGRSVGIYTVPATQKATGDAIPTSIRDVCSAALSFYQRTTEASVAALGDDIRNWPDMDPINLQGSQYVGVASMAAEGRPGFVRVRTPYLNPAHAAAVAKLTAHLTQDPTELLANLTPPNLRKDEPPEDDAPAAA; encoded by the coding sequence ATGAACGTGGAACAGGTCTTCGGCTTGCTACCGGTGGTGCTGGTGATCTGCGCCGTGCTGCTGACGGCGTGGGCGATGGTCAAGACGGTCCGCTACGTCCAGGCGGACAAGGAGATGCGCCGGAGCATCCGGCAGGCCGTGAAGATCCGGATGACGTGGACGCGGCTGGCGAAGATGGCCGGGCTGTCGGTCACCGACCGCACCCCGCCCTGGCTGTCCTCCCTCAACACGAGCAAGGGCGCTCCGGAGCCCAAGCCGCGCGAACTGGTCCCGGTGATCAAGACGCAGCCGGACCAGTACGGAGTGATCGTCCACGTCAAGCTGCTGCCGAAGGTCGGGATCAAGGAACTCCAGGACAAGGCCCGGTTCCTGGCCGATGCCTGGGGCTGCGTCCGGGTCGCCGTCGAGGCGGGCAAGCCGGGCCTGGCGACCCTGCGGGCGATCCGTCGCGACCCGTTGGCCGGCCACATCCAGTACGTGCCGACCGGTGAGCCGCCCGCCGACCTGACGGTGTGGCCGGTCGGCCGGGACGAGTACGGCGCCCCGGTCCACGTCGAGCTCAAGAACAAGTCGGGGGCGGTGGTCGCGGGTGGTGTCGGCGGCGGCAAGTCCAACCTGCTCACCGCGCTAGTCTCCTACTTCGGGCCGTCCCCGGCCGTGCAGTTCGCGGTGATCGACGGCAAGGTGTCCGACGCCGCCCATGGTGACTACGCGGACGTGCTGCCCCGTGTGTTCGCGCACGCCGGTCATGACCTGCGGGAGGCCAACGCGCTGCTGCGGCGGCTGGTCAAGCTGCTGCACGACCGCGCCACGATGGCCCGGACGGTGCTGGGCACGTCGAACATGTGGAACGTCGGCCCCAGCGAACAATGGCCACTGGTGTTCGCCGTCATCGACGAGTCGCACACCTTCTTCCACGACCACAAGGGCAGCGACAAGGAGACCCGCGCACTGGCCGCCCTCGCGGCGGAGAACATCCGCCTGACGGGTCTGCTCGTCAAGGGCGGCCGGTCGGTCGGGATCTACACGGTGCCGGCCACCCAGAAGGCGACCGGCGACGCCATCCCCACCTCGATCCGGGACGTGTGCAGCGCCGCCCTGTCCTTCTACCAGCGCACCACCGAAGCATCCGTCGCCGCGCTCGGGGACGACATCCGCAACTGGCCGGACATGGACCCGATCAACCTCCAGGGATCCCAGTACGTGGGCGTCGCCTCCATGGCAGCCGAAGGACGCCCCGGCTTCGTCCGCGTCCGCACCCCCTACCTCAACCCCGCCCACGCCGCCGCCGTCGCCAAGCTCACCGCCCACCTCACCCAGGACCCGACCGAACTGCTGGCCAACCTGACCCCGCCCAACCTGCGCAAGGACGAGCCTCCGGAGGACGACGCCCCCGCCGCAGCCTGA
- a CDS encoding DUF2637 domain-containing protein, with product MTEDRTTQRTITVVMILIAALAFVFSFGNVWALALRLGVPAPIAPLIAPMVDLSVVGLLVALRSLSLRGVPAGDLRSATRLMHLSGLLTLALNTAHPILAGHYGRAALDSVAPLLLLGWGAVGPTLLRHFHSVTPVALSPAPVPVPETVTAPEPEPDIQPAPAVAEPVVEPVAEPLAPLADPAPAATAAPAPVVKPAPAQAAPAVPEPLMNAARTIAASHLAAHGEPITAVQLRARLGIALPLATAAHAALSA from the coding sequence TTGACGGAAGACCGGACGACGCAGCGCACCATCACCGTTGTAATGATCCTGATCGCCGCCCTGGCGTTCGTGTTCTCCTTCGGGAACGTCTGGGCCCTGGCCCTGCGCCTGGGAGTCCCGGCCCCCATCGCACCGCTGATCGCGCCCATGGTGGACCTGTCGGTGGTCGGCCTCCTGGTCGCACTGCGCTCCCTGTCCCTGCGCGGAGTCCCGGCCGGTGACCTGCGCTCGGCAACTCGCCTCATGCACCTGTCCGGCCTGCTGACCCTCGCCCTCAACACCGCGCACCCGATCCTGGCTGGACACTACGGACGGGCCGCCCTCGACAGCGTGGCCCCGCTCCTCCTGCTCGGCTGGGGCGCGGTGGGCCCCACCCTGCTGCGGCACTTCCACTCCGTCACCCCCGTCGCCCTGAGTCCCGCACCGGTCCCAGTGCCCGAAACGGTCACGGCACCGGAGCCTGAGCCAGACATCCAGCCGGCCCCGGCCGTGGCGGAACCCGTCGTGGAACCCGTCGCCGAACCCCTGGCACCCCTCGCCGACCCGGCCCCGGCCGCTACTGCCGCACCGGCCCCCGTGGTGAAACCCGCACCGGCTCAGGCGGCCCCCGCGGTGCCGGAGCCGCTGATGAACGCGGCCCGCACCATCGCCGCATCCCACCTGGCCGCACACGGCGAACCCATCACCGCGGTGCAGCTCCGCGCCCGGCTCGGCATCGCCCTGCCGCTCGCCACCGCCGCACACGCGGCCCTGTCGGCCTGA
- a CDS encoding replication initiator: MPRDLDLRHVISPAVRDLIELANLGDFDRTREQITRLRGCARPINLVGHTHTHNAATGETIRSYSTSDEPTGRLLTPCGNRRASRCPACSRTYAADTYHLVRAGLCGGKNVPETVRTHPRVFLTLTAPSFGPVHNRPTNKDGTTQPCRCGTHHPEGAPELGTPLDPKAYDYTGAVLWNAHAGALWARFTLNLRRALAAHFNITQKDMKQLLRVSFAKVAEYQQRGLVHFHAVVRFDGPDGHTSAPPAWAGVDDLTYAIRAAVRRTALTVSSDTVGDQQIRWGTMLDVREITALGDGVLTDAAVAGYVAKYATKSAEDSGTVDRSLICRTCSGRGTIGGRVKDLCPDCDGTRQAEPLRDLPVHRHVRQMIRTAWDLGGLPEFADLKLCKWAHMLGFRGHFSTKSRAYSTTLGALRDVRRAWRLAQADAARVRAGHPVPAPDTVLVTESSWAYLASGYRPGEELLASQTRHNIDQARDDKERAKTEGEVWQ; the protein is encoded by the coding sequence ATGCCCCGCGACCTCGACCTGCGGCACGTGATCAGCCCCGCTGTCCGGGACCTGATCGAACTGGCCAATCTGGGCGACTTCGACCGCACCCGCGAGCAGATCACCCGCCTGCGCGGCTGCGCCCGACCGATCAACCTCGTGGGCCACACCCACACCCACAACGCCGCCACCGGTGAAACGATCCGCTCGTACTCCACCAGCGACGAACCCACCGGACGCCTGCTGACCCCCTGCGGCAACCGCCGCGCCTCCCGCTGCCCCGCCTGCTCCCGCACCTACGCCGCCGACACCTACCACCTCGTCCGCGCCGGACTCTGCGGCGGCAAGAACGTCCCCGAAACCGTCCGCACGCACCCCCGCGTGTTCCTCACCCTCACCGCCCCCTCCTTCGGCCCCGTCCACAACCGACCCACCAACAAGGACGGCACCACCCAGCCCTGCCGCTGCGGCACCCACCACCCCGAGGGAGCCCCCGAACTCGGAACCCCGCTGGACCCGAAGGCGTACGACTACACCGGCGCCGTGCTGTGGAACGCCCACGCCGGAGCTCTGTGGGCACGCTTCACCCTCAACCTCCGCCGCGCCCTGGCCGCCCACTTCAACATCACCCAGAAGGACATGAAGCAGCTCCTTCGCGTCTCCTTCGCCAAGGTCGCCGAATACCAGCAGCGCGGCCTGGTCCACTTCCACGCCGTCGTCCGCTTCGATGGCCCCGACGGCCACACCAGCGCCCCGCCGGCCTGGGCAGGCGTGGACGACCTCACCTACGCCATCCGCGCCGCCGTCCGCCGCACCGCCCTGACCGTCTCCTCCGACACCGTGGGAGACCAGCAGATCCGCTGGGGCACGATGCTCGACGTGCGGGAGATCACCGCACTCGGCGACGGCGTACTCACCGACGCCGCCGTGGCCGGATACGTCGCCAAGTACGCCACCAAGAGCGCCGAGGACTCCGGCACCGTGGACCGGAGCCTGATCTGCCGGACCTGCTCCGGCCGGGGCACGATTGGCGGACGGGTGAAGGACCTCTGCCCCGACTGCGATGGCACCCGACAGGCCGAACCTCTCCGGGACCTGCCCGTGCACCGGCACGTCCGGCAGATGATCCGCACTGCCTGGGACCTGGGCGGCCTGCCCGAATTCGCGGACCTCAAGCTCTGCAAGTGGGCCCACATGCTCGGCTTCCGCGGCCACTTCTCCACCAAGTCCCGCGCCTACTCCACCACCCTCGGCGCCCTGCGCGACGTCCGCCGCGCCTGGCGGCTCGCCCAGGCCGACGCCGCCCGCGTCCGCGCCGGCCACCCCGTACCCGCCCCGGACACCGTGCTCGTCACCGAGTCCTCCTGGGCCTACCTCGCCTCTGGCTACCGCCCCGGCGAAGAACTCCTCGCCAGCCAGACCCGCCACAACATCGACCAGGCCCGCGACGACAAGGAACGGGCCAAGACCGAAGGGGAGGTCTGGCAGTGA
- a CDS encoding helix-turn-helix transcriptional regulator — MLTLGEALAELRMSRAAFYRLRARGSAPRCLKLPNGQLRIRRTDLDAWFKGCEVPAC; from the coding sequence ATGCTGACCCTGGGGGAGGCCCTGGCAGAGCTGCGCATGTCCCGGGCCGCCTTCTACCGGCTCCGCGCACGTGGAAGCGCGCCCCGCTGCCTCAAGCTCCCCAACGGTCAGCTCCGCATCCGCCGGACCGACCTCGACGCCTGGTTCAAGGGCTGCGAGGTGCCCGCATGCTGA